The Paenibacillus pabuli DNA segment CGTCGGAGATGCGATTTTGCAAAATCCGATGCATCTCCATATCCTGTATCTCGGCGGGAAGATACCCGCTTGTGATGTCCAAGATCTCGGACAAAGGCAGATCCAGATGATGAACCAGCATGTAATCCAAGAGCCATTCCTGCATATACACGTCCAGCTGCGGATTCCGGGCACGGTAATGTATCCATAACTGCTTCAGTTGATTGTAGCCTGCTTGAGGATCTTTCCATCCTACTCCGTTAATCAGCTCATACGTATGAACAAACAGGTACGACAGATCCGTATCCGGGAATCGCCCTTGCCTGACTTCCGACCTCCAGTACAAGTACCACTGACGCTGGGACTCGTTCATGACACCGTAAGTCGGCCAGTAGCTCATAAAGGGAACAAACGGAGCAGGATCTCCCTCCGTTTCTTCAAGCTGCCGTGCCTCTTCCACAAATCGCTTTTCCGAAGACAATATCCCACCGCCAGCCTGGCCTGAATGAAATTGCCTATGAGGAATTGTTGAACGTTCAGGCACCGGAACAGCCGAAGTTGGCTCTTCGGTCAGATCAATCTCCATAAATTCCAACTGTCTTGAATGGTCTTTCATTGAACTCTGTTTCACCATCCTTCATATACATCATACGAACAAGTGTATCCATATGCATCATTATAGCACTTGTCCTGTGACAATGGCGACGGGAATACATTTTTCAAAAAAAAGAAAGAATGACGCTCAAACTGATCTCCAGTTCAAACGCCACCCTAATTTATATATCTCATTTGGTATTAATCCATTGGTCAAGCAGCCGGAATGTTTCCGATGCAGTATGAACCATTACGTCTTGTTCTTCCTCGCTGTGTGCGAATTGAGCCAGCTGTTCCATGAATTCGGCCCATCTGGTTCGGGTTTCCGAACCATAAGCGTTGAAATATTCAAGCCCCCGGCCTGCTTCAATCGGCAAAAACTGTGAAAGACGTTTGGTTATGATCTGGCCTCCATTGGCAGACCCTTCAATGACGTACAGATAGCCAAACAATCGTGCAGGCGAAGATATATCCGGCAATTCCTCACATCTTGGCAGCTGCTTGAGATCGTCATCACTGGAACCTAAGTTACGCAAATCGTTTTCAAGTAAGGTAGCTTTGCCCCGAATCCCGTAGTCCAGTCCGGTGTTCTCCCAAAACGGCTGCTCTAGTGCTTGTTCTTCCAATGGTTTTAGGAAGCCGTAAAATTTCTCTAAATATTCCTTATACTCATCTAAGCTCACGGTTTGACTCATAATAGCCTTCGCATAGTCGTTCTGTTCCACTTGTCTGTGATAATGAGCTGTCTCACTCTTCAGACGTTCCATAATGGTACTGGCTGTCATGCAATCATCACCTTTCTCTTCTTCGTTCATCAAATTAAAACTAAATAAAAATCAATATGATCTGTTTAGTGTAGGTTAAATTGGATGCGCCAACAAATCCAGATAAAGACTCTATGTAAGTATACTTTTTCTCGTGAGAGAAAACTACTTGCCTCCGTCCCTTTACCAATTAAAAGGTGTATACCGTTGTTAGTGTACGTTCGTGTTCCTCATTAACTGCCTATACTACTTATTTAATAAGTAAAATGGGCCCCTTACATTATGCTTGCCGGGAGCCACCTTTAATTTAAAAACTATTCATTTCATTGGTCAAACTTAATGATGGCACATCTTCAAAATGATACACTGGGAATATATTCTGTCATTGGAGGTATCATATTCATGGAGATAACCGTTCAAGATATTATACATCATTTGACTGCTCATGTTGAATTGCGGGATAACACCGTGGATCAGTTAATTAGCGGATCGATGGATCAACTCGTCACTGGTGTTGTTGTTGCATTCATGCCTACTCAGCAGGTCATTGAACAAGCGGTACAACAGGGGGCCAATCTGATCATCGCTCATGAATCTCCCTTCTATAACCACCATAGTCATACGAAATGGTTAACCGAAGACCCTGTTTATCAGGCCAAGCGTAACCTCATTGATGAAGCCGGAATTGCCATCTATCGCTGTCATGATTCCATTCATCAAGTTCAACCCGACGGCATCAATGAAGGTCTGGTTCAGGCATTGGGATGGACATCCTTCCTTGAGCAAAGGAAGCTGGAAGCAGACATTCTTTACTTCGATCATAACTTCACGGTTCAGCAGATTGCAGAACATATCAAACGGACACTAAATATTAAATATGTGCGCGTTGCTGGCAATTTGGAGATGACATGCCAACGTGCAGCCGTATTGGTTGGTTTTCGCGGTAATGGGAATCTAACTATCCCTCTACTGCATAACGAGCGATTGGATCTTATTATCGCGGGCGAGGGCTTCGAATGGGAAACACCGGAATACATACGTGATGCTGTGCAGCAAGGCAGGCAGCAGGCCCTGATCATGATGGGACATGCCGAAAGTGAGGCTTCCGGGATGAAGCTCCTCGCAACGAGGCTTGACGAAGACTTACCTGGATTGCCTGTAACCTTTGTTGGAGAACAGCCTGTATATAACGTGCTTTAATTAATTTTTGCTTGATCTCCGCTCTCTGCGAAGAGGGCTTCTTTTAATTTTTCTCCGAAAAGAATCCTTAGTTGCTGTCTGTTTATATTTAGATTGTACGACCTCCACTTCGCTCACATGTGGATTTTTATGCTCCAATGTTGTACGCTGTTTGCTATGGTTTTGGAGTTCAGGACATTTGTCCTTGGCGATCGGGGCACTTCTATCATTTAATAGAAGTCGAAGTAACACAGTGATAAGGAGCGTACAGCATGAAAGGAATTATTTTTGCATTACTCGGCGGTGCCTGCATTACGCTGCAAGGTGTGGCCAATACCCGAATCAGTGCGGATATGGGTACGTGGCAAGCCGCCACCATTACACAACTTACCGGCTTTATCTTAGCTGCCGTCATCCTGATGTTTGTCCGTGATGTCAATCTGCAGGGATTAAAGCAAGTCAAACCACTATACCTGGCCGGAGGCGCCTTCGGTGCAGTCATTATTTTCAGCGAAGTGTCCGCCATTCAGCAAATCGGGGTAACCTTCACGATCTCCGCCCTGCTGATTGCACAGCTGTTCCTGACGTTTCTGGTCGACAGCAACGGGTGGTTTGGTGTAGTGAAGCAGAAGATGAAGCTGCCGCAATTTCTAGGCATAGCACTCATGATTACGGGTGTTGTTATTATGAAACTGTAGGTTCCTTTTTAGTTTGCACAAGAACAGGTCGGGGGCGAAGTTCTTTATGGAAGAAGTCCATGATGAAAATCAATTGTTGCACTACTTGAAGCAGTACCAGCTCGAAACCGTATTTTCCGAGCCCCTGCGTCCATTGATGACCGTATGTCATTTTGAAAAATGTGAATTGATTTGCCGCCAGGGTGGAGCATCGGAATACTTATATGTGCTGGTGGAAGGCAAAATCAAGATTTTTACCACGTCCGCCCAGGACAAAACTCTCGTGCTCTGCTTCAAAACACCACTTGAAGTTGTTGGGGACGTGGAGTATGTCCGGGAAAGCCATATCATTAATACCGTGCAGGCTGTCACGCCTGTTGTCATGCTGCGTATCCACTACCGGCACCTGGCCGAACATGCAGGCGACTATGCCCCATTGCTTAAATTTTTGCTAAAGATCATTTCTCATAAGTTCTATATCGATTCGAACTTTTCGAGCTTTAACCTGATGTATCCGGTCGAGGTCCGTTTAGCCAGCTACCTGCTGTCCATCTCCACCGAGGAAGCAGGTACAGTCGTACATGAAGGACTGGATTCGTTCAATCTGACCGACATCGCCAACCTGATCGGTACAAGCTACCGGCATCTAAACCGGGTCATTCAGAAGCTATGTACAGACGGGTTTATTGAACGCAATCAAGGATTTATTCAGGTCAAGGATCGAGCCGGTTTGCGTCACATCGCGGGTCACAACATTTATGAATAAGGAGTTTACAACCGATGATCGTTACGGGTATATTGCTCGCATTACTTGCAGGCTCACTTGTCAGTCTGCAAACCGTTTTTAATAGTAAAGTCAATGAAAAGACCGGGTCATGGTCTACGACAACGATGGTTCTTTTCACCGGATTTATTGCCTCTTTCCTGATTTCGTTGCTGGTGGAAGGCAAAAACACGTTCAGCTTCCAACACATGCAGCCATGGTACTGGGTAAGTGGTGCTATCGGTGTAGGCGTCGTATTCTGTCTCGTTCAGGGAATGAAGCTGCTCGGGCCTACCTTTGCCATATCCATTGTTCTGACCTCTCAGCTGAGTTTTGCCCTGTTGTTTGATTCGATGGGTTGGCTCGGACTGGAGAAGATCCCCTTCTCCTGGAATCAGCTGTTCGGCGTGCTTGTAATCGTCGGTGGGATCGTATTATTTAAATTTGGCGGCAGTCAGAACAAAAAATCGGAGAAAACTCGCGGGGCTCTTCGGTCCGATTCTTAATAACGCATGCAAAAAAGAGAGTGTCCAGCATCAGCAAGATGGGTTGGACACTCTCTTTTCAATAGACCCGAGCATTTGAACGTAATCTTATACGAACTCTACGTTGTGGTACACCTGCTGAACATCTTCAAGGTCTTCTAGGGCATCAATCAATTTTTCGAATTGAGCCTGTGCATCCTCGGGAAGTTCAATATGGTTTTGCGCCAGCATCGTCAGCTCGGCAACGGTGAACTCGGTCACGCCAGCAGCTTTGAAAGCTTCCTGTACCGCATGGAATTGGTCTGGCTCCGCGTATACGATCACAGCTTCATCCTCATCCACGATATCCCGTACATCCACGTCTGCTTCAAGCAGGATTTCTAGCACTTCTTCAGAGTTTTTGCCTTCTACGCCGATGACCGCCGTTGGATCGAACATGTAAGCAACAGAACCGCTGACACCCATGTTTCCGCCGTTTTTGTTAAAAGCGGAGCGAACTTCAGGAGCTGTCCGGTTCACATTGTTGGTGAGTGCATCCACGATAACCATCGCACCATTCGGTCCGAAGCCTTCATAACGCAGCTCTTCATAGTTCTCATCCCCGCTGCCTTTAGCCTTTTCCATCGCGCGATCGATAATCGCTTTTGGCACATTATACGTTTTCGCACGTTCCAGCACGACTTTCAACGCACGGTTTGCCTCCGGGTCTGGTTCACCCTTCTTGGCAGCTACATAAATCTCAACGCCGAACTTGGCATAAACCCGGCTTGTATTTGCATCTTTTGAAGCTTTTTTTTCCTTAATATTATTCCACTTACGACCCATATCGTTTCCGCTCACTTTCAACATGTAATCTGCATTCTACCTAGTTATTATATCTTGTTGAGACTGCTTCAACAAGTTCAGTATGACGAAATAATGGTAATCTTGCATGGCAAACGGCCTTCAGATGCAGGCTGTAACGTCCTCTGGCCCCTTCATTAACGTCTCAGCACACTCTACATATCTTCAGTTCCTGTAGTATGAAGGGCTTTGCCGGATGCCAGAAGATCAATGAATCTAGCACAAAGAGCACTCCCACAGGGAATGCTCTTCGAACAAACGATTAATCAGGCATGAAACTGCTGGCCGTCCAGCACTTCAGGCACATAACCGGCACGAATAACAAAATCACCGAAATGTTCACCTTCATGACGTTCTCTCGCATACTGATGCACCATTGGAGTCAACGTATCCAGGATCTCTGCTTCACCAATGTTTTCTTTATAGAGCTTGTTAAGACGATGACCCGTAAAGCTGCCACCAAGATACATATTGTATTTTCCCGGAGCCTTACCGATAAACGAAACCTCGGCCAGCATTGGACGCGCGCATCCATTGGGGCATCCAGTCATACGAATGACGATCTCTTCGTCTCTCAGCCCTGCTTCATCCAGAACTGGCTCCAGCTTGTCGATCAGGGATGGCAGATAACGTTCGGACTCCGCCATGGCAAGACCACAGGTAGGGAGTGCTACACACGCCATGGAGTTTCGGCGCAGTGCCGAATAATGAGCGCCATCCGTAAGATTATACTGCTGAATCAGCGCTTCGATTTTTTTCTTCTTTTGGCTGCTGATGTCCCCAATAATGAGGTTTTGGTTAGCAGTCAGACGAAAGTCTCCATTATGGATCTTGGCAATTTCACGCAATCCCGTCATAAGTGGATAGCCGTCGATATCTTTTACTCGTCCATTTTGGATAAACAACGTATAATGCCATCTGCCATTGCTGCCTTTGACCCAGCCGTAACGATCTCCATTATGATCAAAATGGTAAGCACGTGCGGCTTCCAAACTCCAGCCCAATCGGTTCGTCAATTCCTCCACGAACCAGGCCAGCCCGCGATCATCAAGGGTATATTTGAAACGGGCGTGCTTACGTACTGCTCGATCTCCATAGTCCCGCTGAATCGTGACCGTTTTCTCCGCCACATCAATCATTTGCTCCGGTGTACAGAAGCCGATGACTTTGGACACTTGCGGATATGTCTTCGGATCACCATGCGACATCCCCATTCCGCCGCCTACCGACACGTTGAAACCCTGCAGCTTGCCGTTCTCAACGATGGCGATAAACCCTAGATCCTGCGAAAATACATCGACATCATTCGATGGTGGAACCGCAATCCCGATCTTGAACTTCCGCGGCAAATATACTTTGCCGTAGATCGGTTCCACTTCTTCGTCACTGGCTCCAGTATCAATCACTTTCTCCCCGTCCAGCCACAACTCATGATATGCCCGAGTACGTGGATCCAGATGGTTGCTTACCTGACAAGCCCACTCATATACTTCTGCGTGCACATCGGACTGATTGGGGTTCGGGTTGCACATCACGTTCCGATTCACGTCTCCGCATGCCGCAAGTGTGCTCAGCAGGGAATCGTTCACTTCACGGATCGTATTTTTGAGATCCCATTTCAATACACCATGGAGCTGAAAAGACTGACGTGTAGTCAGGCGAATCGTTCCGTTCGCATATTTATGAGCCACACGGTCCATCATGAGCCATTGCTCAGGAGTTACAATTCCGCCAGAGGCTCGTACACGCAGCATAAACTGGTAAGCAGGCTCAAGCTTCGACTTGTTTCGTTCGTTGCGCAGGTCACGGTCATCCTGCATATAGCTTCCGTGATGTTTCATCAGCCGGTTGTCATCCTCCGGAATCGAACCGCTAATGCGGTCGGCCAGCGTTTCGGTGAGACTGCCGCGCAAGTAATCGCTTTTGATCTTTATATCTTCCACATCGCTGTTTGTGCGCTGCGGATTCAGTAAGTTATTATAAGCCATGCTGCTTTCTCCTCTCGTCTCTGCGGGATGCCTTAATCAGATATTTCCGAATTAATACACGTCCCGCTGATAACGTTTTTCCTGTTGCAACCTAGTCAGATACTCCAAGGCCTGCTCAGAAGTCAAACCGCCCTCTTGTTCAAGAATGGTAGCAAGTGCACCATGAACATCATGCGCCATCTTTTTCTCATCACCGCATACATAGATGACTGCGCCTTCCTGAAGCCATTGATACAGCTCTTTGCTGTTCTCCAGCATCCGGTGCTGAACATATACTTTGTGCTCGGTATCACGAGAGAACGCTACGTCCATCTTGGTGAGCACGCCATCTTTGAGCCAGCGCTGCCACTCGGTTTGGTAGAGGAAATCCGTAAGGAAATGCTGATCCCCATAGAACAACCACGTTTTGCCCTCGGCTCCCGTTTCCTCGCGCTCACCCAGGAACGATCTGAATGGGGCCACACCCGTTCCAGGCCCAATCATAATGATTGGTGCATCGGGGTTCTCCGGCAATTTGAAGTTCGGATTATGCTGAATGTATACGGGCAGTCTGTCTCCTGCTTCAATACGCTCTGCCAGATGCACCGAGCATACGCCGTAACGCTCTCTTCCGCGCGCTTCGTAGCGTACCGTGCGCACCGTAAGGTGTACTTCATCCGGGAATGACTTCGAACTGCTGGCGATGGAGTATAAGCGTGCAGGAATTTTGCGAAGAACGGCTACAAATTCCCCAGCGGGTATGCCCTTCAGATTATAATCCTGTACCAGATCCAGCAGATCGCAGCTGTTCATGACATTGCGGAACTCGGCGTCATTCGCCAGCAAATTCGCAAGTCCGCTGTCAGGACTTAGTTTTGCAAGCTCCTGAGCTACCGGTTTGGTTACAGCCGTAATTTCGAAATAGCGAAGCAATGCTTCATATACCGATACCTGCTCACCTGATTTGTTCACCGTTACACGTTCATCTGCATTCCATCCCATGGCTGCAATGAGCTCATTCACAAGACGAGGATGATTTTCCGGGAATACGCCCAGGCTGTCTCCTGGCTCATAGTCCAGATTGGAACCTTCCAAAGACAATTCGATATGTCGTGTCTCCCGGTCCGATCCCCTGCCGTTCAGATTGAGATTCTCCAGCACTTCTGCCTTGAATGGATTGGTCCGGTTGTACTCGGATTCCCCGCCACTTACCGCAGCGACAACAGCTTCGCTGGATATGTTACCCGCAGTTGCTGGCGTGCTGCTAAGGGAGGCAAGAACGTCATTCATCCATTCCGCTGCCGCTTCGTCAAAATCAACGTCACAGTCTACACGAGGAACAATTGGCGTACCACCAAGCTCCTGCAGACGCTGGTCGAAATCTTTGCCAGTCTGGCAGAAGAACTCATACGAAGTATCTCCCAGCGCCAGCACGGAATATTTCAATCCGTCAAGCTTCGGGGCGCGTTTGCTGTTCAGGAACTCATGAAGCGGAATCGCATTATCCGGCGGCTCGCCTTCACCGTGAGTACTGACAACAATGAGCAGATTCTCGATTTTTTTCAGTCCGTTCGGTTTGAAATCTCCCATGGCCGATAACGTCACCTGAAGGCCTTGCTCCTCCAGTTTCTTAGCCAGCTTCTTGGATAATCCGCTGGAATTTCCCGTTTGGGATCCGTAGAGTACCGTTACTTCCCGGGAAGCCGGAGGTACACTGACAGCCGATACCGCTTCCGCTTGTACGTTTGGTGCTGCGCCTGTTCCGGCCGCTACTGCTGCGTTCCCCTGAATAGCTGTTAAATATCCGCTAAGCCAAGTCTTTTGTGCATCGTTCAATGTAGGAATAAGACGGTTGAGCAGCTCAACCTGTTCCTGATTAAAAGGGCTGTTTGTCACTTGAAGTTCCACCATTTGCCACCTCGCGCATTGCTTCGATTTTAATTCCTACTAAAATGATCAAATTTATTTCTACTCTCTAGAACCTAACACACCGGGTGTTGAGGGTCAATTTCAATGATTTTATAACATTTATCAGTTTCGCTGATAAAGGAACAATATGTACGAACTCACTAGATTTATGGTCATGCAAAAAAGGCTTACTATGTCCTTCAATCCAGGTCATAGTAAGCCTTCTTTTCCTTACACTGAGCTATATTGTTTTCGTCAGTTAGGCCACACCAATTTGTCCATCATTGCGTACAAAAGCGCAGCCGATTCGGCACGGGTCGCCTCGGCAAGCGGCTTCACCTCGCTGTTGTACCCGCGGGCGATGCCTAAATCCACAAGTAAGGCCACACTGTCCCAGGCATATGAACGGATTACAGAAGCGTCGCGGAAGCGAGCAAGGCTATCCGTGGAAGCCGATTTGGGCTCGACCAGCCCAGCCACGCCCAAAGCTCTTACCGTTAGCGTCATCATTTCCTGGCGGTTGATGATGGCTTCAGGCTTAAACCGCCCATCCCCGGCACCGCTCGTGATGCCAAGCGAGCGAGCGATAGTAACCGCTTCGTAGTACGAAGCGTCCGGGCTGACATCCGAGAACGGAATATCAGGCGAAGCGTTCAAGCCAAGTGCCGTAATCAGCCACTGCACGTATTGGCCGCGCGTCATCTCCTGTTTCGGATGTAATTGACTTGCGTTGCCGCTTACCGTTGCATCAATGACGCCTCGGACAGCCAGTGCCTCCATTGCTTTTTTGGCCCATGGTACATCGGCCAGATCTGCGAATTCCTGCTGATCGAAGGCTACGGCATAACTGCCTGCTCCAGACGTCACAGGGAAGGCGACTTCCCCCTTCTCTTGATCATAACGGCTTGGTGGCAACGGGGTTGCCAAATGATTCGCATTCAGGGCAAACGCTACAATTCTATCTGACTCTGAACCTTGTATTGTTTTATAAGGCAGATGAAGCTTCAGATTATGTGTCCCTGGCCAAGGATCTCCGTCCAGATTGAGTTCAAGCCGGACTCCGTGCTGCGTTCCGAGTTTCTCGGCGGCTGTTTTTGGCAGCTCCACACGGATCAAACGTACTTTAGCCATCTCGTGGCCCGCTAAATCTTCTGTTCGAAGCGTCACAGGAAGCTCCAATGTCCCAAATTCCGTAACGATATGGAACACATGCGATTCCCCTTGATCAGCCAACGCCGAGGCTGGCAGGGACACTTCATAAGCGCTTGCCCCTGTGACTGGCTTCTGCCGAAGTTCGATCAGACGGATACCGGCACTACCTGTAGGAGGTGCAACTTTGAAGGCTTCTTGGATTACAGAAGCATTCACTTTCGTCTGCACTACCCCATCCTTGTCAACCACACCTTGTAACTCAAGGATGGAACGGTCTTTTTGCGGTTTAAGTTGTGGCGAAGAATTCCCTGCCGCCGGAGTACCGGGCCCCGGTTGTCCTCCGGATTGGCTTGAACCTCCGTTTGAATTCCCACCTGAACTGCCACCCGAACCATCGGAGCCTGAGCCACCTGGGGAAGGCGTATAAGCGGGTACGTTCACCGTTAACGGCTTGGTCATGGCTTTTCTGTCATCCGAGGTTCGAGTAACCTCCAGCTCCAGTGTTACCGTTGTTTCCTTGGATGGCGGAACGATTGTTCCATCCGTTTGAATGACAGATGGTAACGAGCTGGCAGTGATCTTTACTGTAAAACCTTGCGGTACGACCGGCAGGTTCAGCTTCTTGGCACCTGCAGATGGCTGCTCCAGTGTTGTAATGCGTGCAGCCACATCGGCAGCGGCCTCTTCGGCCGTACGCACTAGATAAGCAGAGGATAAACCACGAATGGTATGCCCTGACGCGTCAAAAGCCTCCACTTTGTAATAATAATCGGTGCCAAGATGTAGCCCGCTGTCGGTATATTCCCGCAGACTGCCGCTGTAAACGACATTATACTCGCCCTGCTCCTTGTTCGAACGGTAGAGCTTATAACTTGCCGCACCTAGCTGAGCATCCCAACGAATGGTAGCACTCGTTGCATCCGATATTTCGGCATTCAGCCCGGCGTTGTTGTCTATCGGTGGTGGTGCATCGGGTTTGGCGATTACGATCCAGCTGATCAGCGGGTCCTGTGATGCCGTATTGCGCACTGTCAGTTCAAGCTTATTCTCCGTAACTACTATACCTGTATGAGCTCTAACATTAGCAGGGGTGTACGTCACCGGCCCTGTGTTATTGCCATTAATCAGGAAGTTCGCCCTGCGGGACGTATTGGTCCATGGATCGTTGAAGCCTGCGTACACATCATAAGTTCCATTCGGTACTTCAAAAGTGTAGGTAAGATCGCTGCCCTTTGGCGAATTGCTCACATTGCCACCGTTCAAATAGCGCACGGTCGAGTAGATATCCCCGCCAGCTGAACCGGATGGTAATGCATCGGCAGTAACATAACCCCAATTTCGCCCTTCCGCCGGCGCATACATCTGATCAGCCGTTCCCGGATTGGCAAGCGAACTTTTCATATAAGAACCCATAAGCTTATAATCAGCCGTTTCATAGCCACCGCTGTTCACAAAATAG contains these protein-coding regions:
- a CDS encoding biliverdin-producing heme oxygenase encodes the protein MTASTIMERLKSETAHYHRQVEQNDYAKAIMSQTVSLDEYKEYLEKFYGFLKPLEEQALEQPFWENTGLDYGIRGKATLLENDLRNLGSSDDDLKQLPRCEELPDISSPARLFGYLYVIEGSANGGQIITKRLSQFLPIEAGRGLEYFNAYGSETRTRWAEFMEQLAQFAHSEEEQDVMVHTASETFRLLDQWINTK
- a CDS encoding Nif3-like dinuclear metal center hexameric protein; amino-acid sequence: MEITVQDIIHHLTAHVELRDNTVDQLISGSMDQLVTGVVVAFMPTQQVIEQAVQQGANLIIAHESPFYNHHSHTKWLTEDPVYQAKRNLIDEAGIAIYRCHDSIHQVQPDGINEGLVQALGWTSFLEQRKLEADILYFDHNFTVQQIAEHIKRTLNIKYVRVAGNLEMTCQRAAVLVGFRGNGNLTIPLLHNERLDLIIAGEGFEWETPEYIRDAVQQGRQQALIMMGHAESEASGMKLLATRLDEDLPGLPVTFVGEQPVYNVL
- a CDS encoding DMT family transporter, encoding MKGIIFALLGGACITLQGVANTRISADMGTWQAATITQLTGFILAAVILMFVRDVNLQGLKQVKPLYLAGGAFGAVIIFSEVSAIQQIGVTFTISALLIAQLFLTFLVDSNGWFGVVKQKMKLPQFLGIALMITGVVIMKL
- a CDS encoding Crp/Fnr family transcriptional regulator, whose product is MEEVHDENQLLHYLKQYQLETVFSEPLRPLMTVCHFEKCELICRQGGASEYLYVLVEGKIKIFTTSAQDKTLVLCFKTPLEVVGDVEYVRESHIINTVQAVTPVVMLRIHYRHLAEHAGDYAPLLKFLLKIISHKFYIDSNFSSFNLMYPVEVRLASYLLSISTEEAGTVVHEGLDSFNLTDIANLIGTSYRHLNRVIQKLCTDGFIERNQGFIQVKDRAGLRHIAGHNIYE
- a CDS encoding DMT family transporter, which produces MVTGILLALLAGSLVSLQTVFNSKVNEKTGSWSTTTMVLFTGFIASFLISLLVEGKNTFSFQHMQPWYWVSGAIGVGVVFCLVQGMKLLGPTFAISIVLTSQLSFALLFDSMGWLGLEKIPFSWNQLFGVLVIVGGIVLFKFGGSQNKKSEKTRGALRSDS
- a CDS encoding YebC/PmpR family DNA-binding transcriptional regulator, whose amino-acid sequence is MGRKWNNIKEKKASKDANTSRVYAKFGVEIYVAAKKGEPDPEANRALKVVLERAKTYNVPKAIIDRAMEKAKGSGDENYEELRYEGFGPNGAMVIVDALTNNVNRTAPEVRSAFNKNGGNMGVSGSVAYMFDPTAVIGVEGKNSEEVLEILLEADVDVRDIVDEDEAVIVYAEPDQFHAVQEAFKAAGVTEFTVAELTMLAQNHIELPEDAQAQFEKLIDALEDLEDVQQVYHNVEFV
- the cysI gene encoding assimilatory sulfite reductase (NADPH) hemoprotein subunit, with protein sequence MAYNNLLNPQRTNSDVEDIKIKSDYLRGSLTETLADRISGSIPEDDNRLMKHHGSYMQDDRDLRNERNKSKLEPAYQFMLRVRASGGIVTPEQWLMMDRVAHKYANGTIRLTTRQSFQLHGVLKWDLKNTIREVNDSLLSTLAACGDVNRNVMCNPNPNQSDVHAEVYEWACQVSNHLDPRTRAYHELWLDGEKVIDTGASDEEVEPIYGKVYLPRKFKIGIAVPPSNDVDVFSQDLGFIAIVENGKLQGFNVSVGGGMGMSHGDPKTYPQVSKVIGFCTPEQMIDVAEKTVTIQRDYGDRAVRKHARFKYTLDDRGLAWFVEELTNRLGWSLEAARAYHFDHNGDRYGWVKGSNGRWHYTLFIQNGRVKDIDGYPLMTGLREIAKIHNGDFRLTANQNLIIGDISSQKKKKIEALIQQYNLTDGAHYSALRRNSMACVALPTCGLAMAESERYLPSLIDKLEPVLDEAGLRDEEIVIRMTGCPNGCARPMLAEVSFIGKAPGKYNMYLGGSFTGHRLNKLYKENIGEAEILDTLTPMVHQYARERHEGEHFGDFVIRAGYVPEVLDGQQFHA
- a CDS encoding assimilatory sulfite reductase (NADPH) flavoprotein subunit, translating into MELQVTNSPFNQEQVELLNRLIPTLNDAQKTWLSGYLTAIQGNAAVAAGTGAAPNVQAEAVSAVSVPPASREVTVLYGSQTGNSSGLSKKLAKKLEEQGLQVTLSAMGDFKPNGLKKIENLLIVVSTHGEGEPPDNAIPLHEFLNSKRAPKLDGLKYSVLALGDTSYEFFCQTGKDFDQRLQELGGTPIVPRVDCDVDFDEAAAEWMNDVLASLSSTPATAGNISSEAVVAAVSGGESEYNRTNPFKAEVLENLNLNGRGSDRETRHIELSLEGSNLDYEPGDSLGVFPENHPRLVNELIAAMGWNADERVTVNKSGEQVSVYEALLRYFEITAVTKPVAQELAKLSPDSGLANLLANDAEFRNVMNSCDLLDLVQDYNLKGIPAGEFVAVLRKIPARLYSIASSSKSFPDEVHLTVRTVRYEARGRERYGVCSVHLAERIEAGDRLPVYIQHNPNFKLPENPDAPIIMIGPGTGVAPFRSFLGEREETGAEGKTWLFYGDQHFLTDFLYQTEWQRWLKDGVLTKMDVAFSRDTEHKVYVQHRMLENSKELYQWLQEGAVIYVCGDEKKMAHDVHGALATILEQEGGLTSEQALEYLTRLQQEKRYQRDVY